aatagattttaaaggGAAATGACACCATCAAGTTTCTAACCCAGGACTGTAATATGCTTTTCATTTAACCAAGGCTTCTTTTCTATTCCTAAAGGAGGATTTTGAAAGTTTCTTCATACAGGACTTGCacacttctttttaattttattccaagTCTTTTGGTCATTTTATacgagggttttttttttattagatccTACTGCTTATTGATTTCTGAGTATCAGTTCTGTACTAAGCCCTTACTGAATAtacctattatttttaatagtcttccaattcttttaaattttccacGTGTATAACCAAATTATCTGCCAACAGTGATGTTATTTCCTTGCTTTCTAATTATTATACCTCCACATCTTCTAAAAGACCTCCAGAAAAGTTAGAAAAGTCCAGAAGCCTTCTTTAAAAAGCTAGACACTGAAGTgcacatccctgtcttgtttctgacatTAATAGGAATATCCCTAGTATTTCCCAATCAACAACTTATTGTAGGGTAGAGTAGTTGTATttaatcaagttttaaaaatatccatctgTTCCTATGGTAAtaggtttgtttttaatgaagcatggatttcaatttatattaaaatgccCCTTTACCATCTATGAAGATGCTTTTTCTCCTCATATAAACcaatatggtgaattatattaCTTCCTAATAATGAAACTTCCTTGCacttttaaatttcacttagATGAGTGATGCTTGATTCTTTGCTGATTTTCCCACCAATATTCACAAGCaagatgaaattatttcatttgtgcATCATTGGACttggatatttttatatactcaaattttaaaacacataaaagcTTTATCTGGATCCTATAAAAATTTATAGTGCATTGAAATTAGAATCCACTTTGAAATTTAACACACTTAAGTGATATGTGCGGGTGGTAGTGGTAGGGGTTAATTCCTCTATGAACTATTTCATCTAGGATACTTAACCCATTTAGGTTTTCTGTATCTTCTGGAATCtgccatatatttttctttaaaattaaccactttattttgctttttaaatataatggcaTGGAATTGGACGTAATTGTCTCCcccccttttgtttttgttagggTATTAATGATTCttgtatttgtttcttaattGGCTTATCTAGTTTctttttgtacacacacacaaaatcactaTTCAGGCTTActctgtatcttcattttttttttattgcattaatTTATTTCCTGTCAACTCCTTCATACTACTTAAATTTCTTCCATTGCTCTAAGAACAATGTTTAACACATTTGACTATTTTTGGACTGGAGTCCCTTGAAAGAATCAGAAGTGAGGAACATAGTAAGTTATGAAAACTCAGGGAATTTGGCTATGAAATGGATAGAGAAGCGTGTACTTAGAGAGGAACATTAGGTCTAGTGATACTGTACACTTGGAATTCTTTTTAGGTGGGTAGAGTTCATCTTTTTGCAACAGGAGGCAGATGGCATGGACTGTCCAAAATATGTATGCGGTCACTGTTAATGGCCCACTTGAGGTATGTGGTCATAAATCAAAAATGAGTCCAGTTAGCACAGCTGTTTTCCTTTGGTAACATTCTACAGCTTGGGTATAAATAAGACAGGCACAGTAGGAGACTCAGGCTTGTCTTGGGTCGGGGTTCTGTCaagtaggtttaaaaaaaagaaagtgcattTATGAAATTCTGCCTATAATCCCGTGGGGTTCATCAACATGTAGTAGATGCAGTTTTTGTAAGATAATCCAAGACCATAATACAAAACAGTATGAAGCAGGGAAATGGGTTTCTTAAATGCTCCTCAGAATTTGATACTTGTGTATCAGTAACCAACCGCTGAAGCTTTGCTAGGCAGGATAAGAAAAGCTTTCTCACCTCCTTGTACCAGCAGTAATTTCTTGTTGGCCTTTGGGGATGGGACCCTATTCGCctctatttttctcctgttagGAGGTATATGAGAATCTCTCAGGGATGCAAGTGTAGTGGATTTCTTTATTTAAGTTTACAAAATACATGcttatagaaaattaaaacattatagaaatatataaagcCAATCATGAAAGTTCTCCTGCAATTTTACTCCCTCACAAAGCCACTGGTAACTATGTGGTATtactattccattattttttaatagcattaACAAGTTATTCTACAAAAAATGCttccacagctttttttttacCTAAGAGTAAAGTTTGGACGTCGTATAAGTCCAGACATTTCTCACTCTTAATGGATAGCAATAAATTGCATGAAGGTACCATAATCTATTAAACCATCCCTTAATGATAGGACATCTGAGCCAGTTTTAATAATTAAAGAACAAAGGTGCAGTAAACTTGCTTGTGTACATTTGTCAGATTATTCCTATTAGGCAATTTCCTAAtctttttaatgaagaattaGCCGAATTCAATATATTCTGAAAAAACCCTCTCCTAAAGGTTATAAACTTACACTCCCACCTTCAGCATGCAAGATGGGATACTGGTATACTTCAGAAATGCTTATTCAAAATTATGGcgcaatttttttattttgaaaaaaaaatctgtatcaaTTGTTCTTGTGTGTTTTCTAACTACAGAAAGTGAAGGTGGACACATTTTCTTGACTGATGGGGTATCAGGATCCTAAGAGCAGGGTTTCAAAAACTCGTATTTACCACAAGGAATAGGTATCAGCAACTTAAATACCACTGTTCCAGAAACACTTTTCCTGCAGCGCTTGCTTGCCATAGCTGCAAATACCTCCACTGGTATCTCATTAATCCCTCCAGGTTTTGATACCTCTATTGGTATCCTACTGCTTGGGGAATAAATCCAAACTCCAAATGAGCTTTCTCCACCACCAACCAGCTGTACTCATCACTCAACCGCAGCAGACGATTCTTTGCTCCTAGAACACATCCCAGTTTCACAGATCTGGTTTCATTCACTGTTATGCCTCATCCTAGGTATCAATACCAgtttccctctctgccctctcAAGGCTCAGCTCAAATACCCCGGACTCTATGAAGTCTTCCACAGCGCTCTCTGGAAAAAAGCGATAGTCTTTTCCTCTGTGCTACTCTGGCTATTTGCCTTCATTTCTATTACAGCATTCCTATAATAAGCTACTAGAGTCTTGGAGGACATACATCTTATACTTGGCTATCTCCTGAACAGTATCCAGTGCAGAACTTTGTAGAACATGCACTCAAAAACTGTTTGTGGAATAAACATACATAAGTAAGACTTCAAATCCTTTAATCCGCAATTATGAGTCACAGATACTAGTTCTTAAAggactaaaacaaaaacaaaacaacccccccaaaatgCAACTGCTCCCCTTGAAACAAGTCCTTATTATAGTATGCAGTTTtgtaagtgttttttaaaaaggtgtcttTTAATAAAACTGTCAATTCTATCTTTAGAATAGTCATGTTCAACAAACCTACATATGCTTGATATCTGCATCTTACTTCCTAGGATctctatttattttggaaataacaACACGAAGGGGCAGTTTATTGTAAAGTATGAAGCAGGAATCATTTAAGCATGTGAGTTTCTGCTTTATATTCCTAGCCAGAGTACAAAATGACTGGATATCATCAACAccaagcttttttttaaaaaaaaaaaaaaaaaaaagggagccaCCATGAAGATAATGCCATATTAAAATCTCTTTCTCTTGATAATTTCTGGCTTCCAGCTGACTGGATGAGTTTCTTCTGtctggaaatagaaaaattaaagaagttaaaaCAAAGTATTATTAATTTGCTTTATATTAACAACTCTCTTCCTAACAAAAATACGGCATCTATTCTAAATTATATTGGTTGGCATTACATATTTAGCAGTTCTTTAACAATTTTAGGAATAGCTGACAAACTCTTGACATCATCTGAACCTAATAAAGGATGAATGGGTTACTACAAATTCAGTTCAAGGTTTTTCAGCTCTAATAAAATTGCTATTTAGGTATTCTAGTAATACCAAAGCTTatgattttaaagttaatttgCATAGCAATTTATTTGTTTGTGGTTATTCTTGATGTAAGATTTTCCCAATAATTATAGTAAGGCTAAAATTAAAACAGTCTGTGGATTCGCTGGCATCAATGAAACCAATACAGAAATCTATGAGCAGACATTACTCGAGATGACAAATACTTTAATACTATAAAGATTATTTTCccttctgataattttttaaaatttttttttatgttatgttaatcaccatacatcattagtttttcatgtagtgttccatgattcattgtttgcgtataacacccagtgctccattcaatacgtgccctctttaatacccatcaccaggctaacccatccctccacccccctcccctctagaaccctcagtttgtttctcagactccaatttccccccttcatttttcccttcctgttattttttttttaacatataatgtattatttgtttcagaggtacaggtctgtgattcaacagtcttacacaattcacagcgctcaccacagcacataccctccccaatgtctatcacccagccaccccatccctcccaccccccaccactccagcaaccctcagtttgtttcctgagattaagaattactttAAAACGAGAAAGCACTTGCAAAACTGGTATGgttgatttattttacttcaaaatGTATGTGAAATAGAAAACTTACTGCTGTATCATCCTCTTTATACACTTTAATGGTTTTATCAGCTTCAGCTGTTAGTAACCGACTTTCAGACtgatcaaaagcacaagcaaataTTCCTGATTCACTGTCCAAAGATCCAGGCTGCACAGCTGCATGAACTCTCTGGAAATTGTAGCCAGTTCTCCAGTCCCAAAGATGCATAGTGCCATTATCAgcttaaaggaaaaaatctaaTTAAACGTGGTAGCCTTTCAAAAACAATTCAGCTTGGCAAACATTTAAGCACCATCCATGAGTCAAGCACCGTGACCATAAAGACTAAAGTTAGATGACACAGGCACTCAAGCTTCTCTTAGTGTTGGTTTGTCTACTTTCATTTGTGTCTAATTCAGAATTTATTATACAGCTCAAAAAGCACCACAAAATGCGATCTAGTTCTGGAATACACAACCAAAATTTAGGTAATTCTCAGCATGAATACATTAGATTTATCATGTGGGAACTCAAAGAAGACTAAACCATGAAATATGCTACATGTATTACAAACATGCATGAACACACATAGGAACAACCAAATACACATTAATCAGGCAAGTTGTGCTGTAATACTTAGGTGGGATGGCTTAGAAATTTTACAAATGTTCActcatttacaaaaagaaaaaaaatgactaaaacacatttattattcaAATGTTGTTTTACCTCCAGAAACAAGCACTCCATCAGAATTCACTGTCAACGTGTTAATAATAGCATTATGACCAGAAAGATTTTGAATAAAACTTCCATCAGGGAATTTCCACTGTTTTATATTATCTGGAGAGCCAGATGCAAATGTGTAactgaaataagatgaaaaagaatTCGTGATTAAGTAAACCAAGCTAAATAAAATGGTGAATTCAAAAAAGCTTTTTATGGTTGTATTCTACATGTGTACTTATGGATCTATAGAGATGCAGCAAAATATTATTGTCGTACCAAGAGGTAAAAACACAAAGATATTTGTTCCAAGTCAAATCAGAtcttcagattattttaaatgtattttaagtcCAAGATTAATGTTTCTCATTTCCCCAATGCTCTCTACTAAGCTAAAGCCACAAATGTACAAGCCCTTAAATTCCCATTAAGGACAAGGGGTTATGAAACTATtctggacagagaaagagagggagaaaagggaagaaacagagggcaagaggaagagagagaaaaaggaagtaaacaaggggcgtctgggtggttcagtcggttaagcgtctgccttcggctcaggtcatgatcccagggtcctgggatcgaaccccgcatcgggttccctgctcagcgggaagcctttctccctctgccactccccctgcttgtgttccctctctctctctcgctgtgtctctgacaaataaataagtaaaatctttaaaaaaaaaaaagtgaacgaGAGGAACAAAGGgagtgaggaagacagaaaaatggaggaagaaggaaataatggataagggggagagggaggacagaaaaaaatatcaatgtGACCAGAAAAGGGTCAGGGTGATGTGATTTAACCAACAGGTTGTGATCTTACGCTCCACTTCTATGGACACCCTGATTATAATGTTCAGGGTTCctactacttttttttctatgtatactAACTTCCTCTTTAAGAGTTAAACTATTCTATGTAGATCTCAGTATCCAAAAGCATTTCTGTCAAACACTAAATCCATCTTCTATTAGCCTCTACTTTGATACGCAGCTCTTAGCCATATTGTCTCATCTGACACTATCATTTTTCACCCTGTGGAAAATTTTCCTCATCATATGTAGGTCATGAAGCAAAATACTACAtaggaaaaaagtgaaagaaatacaTGTTCGTAAGTGGCACAGGCCTGGAAATGACAATGGCTAAACGACTACCAAAGTAGCACTGTTAGTATTTCCATACTTAttctaaaaatggaagaaaaaagagaagctaATTAATACACTTACTGCCTTGGATGTAAAACCACAGCCCTGACTGATTTTTTGTGATTTGTTAATGTGACTCTTGTTTTTCCAGCCACCAAGTCCCATAATCGTATTGTAGTATCATGGCTTCCTATAATGAAAACACACATCCACAAAATGTAGATCaggaaaaataatgcaaaaatcaaacataaaaatatatgaatcagTCTTCCATAGACACATACATACTAAATGAAAGTCATACTAACTCCTGGCTCATTACTTTACAGCTCCAAACTTTTAGGTTGGTTTTAAATTTAATGCTAAAAAAATGCAGTAAATGCTTGAAGCACTATCAACTGAACAGCTAGAATAAGTGCAATTAACAAATACAGCAAATACATGATGTTACCCCTCATGGAgcggaaggaaaaaaacaaacgatttttaattaacaaaatgcatcaaatgaagaaattattttctactcGTAAGGTCTATTATTAATCTTAACATTAGCAAAACAAGACTCAAACCAGCTCTAAAGATTATTGGTCTCTGGGTATTTTGTCTTTTGGCTTCAGTTTCCTAGACAGTAATTCTGTTACTATTAAACAATGTCTGAATCTATCTAACAGCACCATTTTCTAGTCAGACATTACATGATATTGGGTATGACATATTCTGTGATACATAAAGAGTACGagataaaaacaatcaaatgaaATGTTACCATAGTAAATTTCAAATGCACACAGAAACAATGTACCTCTGCAACAAAGCAAGAGTCACTGGTGAATATGAAAAGTGTATGTTATGATTTTACATAATGCATTCTGATCAAATACACTGTAAACTTAGAAAGTATCAATCATACCAGTAATAATCTGTGGTTCTGCAGCTTGACACCTCACCGTAGCAACTGCATTTGTATGGCCGGATAACGTATGTACACTGGCTTTAGTTCTCACatcccaaatctataaaaacaCAAGGGACATACTGTCAGGGACAACAGGTATTCATATCTCAGGCAGGTAACTAGACCAATTCAAAGGTGCGAATTTACCAGACAACTGTGCCTGAATAGAATGAAAAATCGTTTCAAAGAAAGATAATGACCTGTAAGCTGGATGGGCAATATAGATAGGCagctaacaggaaaaaaaaaccctaaaagatCAGGGTGCTGAAAGTATAAGAATGGGTATAATGAGACTACTAAAGGAAACAGCTAATGGAAACTGTTGCAGTGATGGAATGGAACTTGTGAGTGTCCCATTTCAGAGGCAGGATATTCCCAATAATAAACATGATGAGGCCACAGAACTGAAAATGAAGGTGGAAAAACATAGGAGTCAAGAAACTGAGGGATAGGGCTACTGCTGGTCAAGGCAACTATCTTGAATTCTCTAACAAATAACATATGACTCCATGATCAAATACGCATAGTGTAAGATGCAATATATttacaaagaaacacaaagttcTATTCCATTTACCCGTGCAGTTGAATCCCGACTACAGGTTACCAGCACATCAATTGTTGGGTGCAAATCCAAACCATACACTGCACTTAGATGTCCATGATAGTGCCTTATAacctaaaaataaagcagaaaagttAAAATCTCtataattataaaggaaaatggTGGTTCATAATGTTTTAAACCCTTAACTCCAAGCTTACCTTATTATATTCAAGATCCCAGCATTTGACTTGTTTGTCTTCTCCACAGGAGAACAGGTAAGGGCTCCGCGTGCTTACTATCACACCACGCACTGTACTAATGTGCCCGGTTAATGACAGTTTTAATTTGCCACTAGCCAAGTCCCAGATCTGCAATcaaagattatttaatttttcttcttaattatcCCAAAGCAAATATTTAGATTCTGAAcgttaaaattaaatattcaaaaattgaaagttataaacatataaaactttaaaaatgcgCAAAATAATCTCCCACCAATTTCCTCCCTTGTTAAGCAGgggaaaatagaattaaaaagcaCGTTCAAACTGGGAAAGTATTTGCAGTAAGTGACAAAATCTTAACATATAAAAGGATATCACAGATAAAGTATGAATACTATATTAACTTAGGCAAGAATGgcaacttagaaaaaaaacaaaaaaacaaaaccctacagaaacaacctaaatgtccatcagaggatgaatggatagaaaaaaTGTGGtgtctatatatatctatgtacacacacacgGACTAtcattcagccatgaaaaagaatggaatcttgccatttacaacaatatggGTGAACCTCAAGTGCATTATATGCTGTGGGAAGTAAGTCAGAACAAGAAAGACACATACTATGTGATTTCACTGATAAGTGaactctaaaaacaaataaacaaaaaaacccaagctcacagatacagagaacagatcaatggttgccagaggtgggggtggggagtgggtgaaCTGGGTAAAGAGtcaaagatacaaacttccagttacaaaataagtcagtcgTGGGGATATAATGTTCAGCATGgcaattatagttaataatactgcactGCATATCTAAAAGTTgttgagagtagatcttaaaattctcactataaggaaaaaaaattctgtaactatgtatggtgacatgTTAACTAGATTTGTTGTGGTgatttcacaacatatacaaatattgtatcattatgctgtacacctaaaactaatataatattgtatacaattatacctcaataaaaaaatatatacatgttgaAAAAACCTAAGAACAGCTTTATTAGGTATCAAAAAGTTCAACCCCACTAGATATTTTTTATcgacagtttttaaaagattagatAACCATTTCCACTTAACACGTTAgtagatattttgaaagatacaCAATCAGTGTGTTGAAAAGGATCCTCTCATACACTGCAAATTATCAATTCacccattttggaaaataatttgtacTTTGGGTGTGAACTTCAAAAATGTTTGACCcattaattccatttctgggaatctgtcataacaaaataatttaaaatacagcaaaaagCTTTAAGCACAAAATTACAGCATTGTGATAGTGAAAATCAAGAAACTAAAAACTTTGATGTATAACAATAGGAAGATTACAGAATATCTAAATGATATATcatgaaaccatttttaaaaagttcattttttcacaaaaatatgcCTCTGatatattaagtggaaaaaaagcaGAGTACAAAATCACGTATCaatcatgattttttatttatgtatttttttaatatttgagagagtgtgtgcgcacgggggaggggtgggtggagcaaagggaggagagagtctcaagcagattcgtgctgagtaaggagcctgatgtagggcctgatctcacaatcctgagattgggaactaagctgaaaccaagagttggttgcttagctgactgagtcacccaggcgtcccatcatgatttttttaaagatacacattTAATCACACAGGAAAAAAGCTCAGATGGAAATGTAATGACACATACGCacagaaataaatactaaaaagaaattcGTTCAAATTATCTGAGTGTTGGATTCTGtatgggtttgttttcttttatacttctctatattttccacattttttaatatataagcaTGCTTGAATTCTGcaatcagaggagaaaaaaacttaaatatcaaGGAATCAGTGGTAGGTAGTCAGTATGTACTGTTTGGAAAAACCTGTTATTTAAATACCACTTTCCAAACATATTTATTTGGAACACCGAACTGATAAAGAAAGTAAGTTTTACTCCATATTCAGGTCTAAGAAATCAGAGGAACTCCAACAGCAACTCCCACCTaggaaaataagattaaatttatGTAGCAAATAAAAAGtcgtaaattttttttcttcctccttcctattACCTTTATAGTTCTGTCAGCAGATCCAGTTACAAACCACTGATTTCCAGGTTCTACAGCAATACAGCGAACCCAGCCAAGATGCCCACTGATCACCTGTATAAAACAAAAGGTAGAATGGGTAGACTCAACACATAAGTTAGAGTTTATTCAATTTCAATTTATGACACAGAAGTCAAGTTTGAATAGCCCCTCCTCATAtcttcaaattaatttataaaattatttgacaatTAGGTTTTAGATTATAAATACTACCTTCAATCAGTAAATAGATACACACAAACTATGACATAgctatacaatggactattactcagcaataaagaggaatatattaatacatgcaacaacttggaGGACTCTCAAAGGCATTAAGCTGAAGGAAGTCAGTCTCAAAAGGTACATACTGTGTAATCCCATTAtataacaaaattgaaaaaaacacaACTATAGTATGGAAAACAGGTGAACAGTTGCCAGGGGTACGGAAAGGTATGACTACAAAATAATAGCACAGGAGTGTTTTTTGAGTTGATGGAACTTCTATATACTGATTGTGGCAGTGATTACCCGAAGTTATAcatctattaaaatttattagGTCTGTACACCAAAAGAAAGTCTATTTTAGTGTATAACTAGAGAACTAAAATTCAGtgtatatattaaattatgtGTAGCTATGTTTTCCCTACCATATACATTTCATTTTAGATCTGGTAcattttgaatgattttaatttaatacaATTGAAAAGATAATCAATAGGGACAAAGAAATATCGTTACATGTTGTTCTTCCTCCTGGCCTTCATATTAAGTACTTCAAACacttagaaaatttatttcatctattCTCCACGTCTTAATAGCTTTCTGTCAACATTTTATACTGTAttctatagtatatatatatgtagtatggTAGTATACTATAATATGGtataatagtatatatatgtatacagtatatatatatatatatatatatatatatgcatatatgtacatgGTTTTTACTTAAAGAAGTCTCCTTCCTAAGATGTCTTTTAAGATTGTGCCTAAAACCTTCCCCCATCCCATCTCAGATCGGTTCTCATGTTCactccttttcttccttattctgtTCCTGAGCTCTTGGTAAGTGGAAAGCAATCATCATTCATGCCGTGGAGTAACATACAGATTCACTCACCCTGTAGAGTTTCCATGGTGGGTGCCACTGGGGTTTCGGCATTGTAGGGGCTTTTTTAGCCATCAGTGCAGAGTTCTTGGCATTGCCAGCCTCCATAACGGCCTAGATAGAGAACAGATTACATTATCATTAAAGACATATCTAACACGTCATgttcattcaaaaaagaaaaattcaaaaaggggatttataagttttttttccttaattgaaGAGGAAAAGCCAAAATAGTTGCATAAATAGAAAATGATGTCATAACTGAGACTTCTAATCAGAACTGTATTTTCCgtatgttaattttaattttaaaaaattttaatttaattttaaaaatctcagaggCAGAATATTAAAGTTAAGAGCACATATCACTGTGTATGGGTTCATGAACACTGCTCTGCTAATTAATAGCTAACTGGCTTTAGGCAAAAATTATATAACCTCTGTGCCTgctttgtaaaatggaaagaacagtGCCTATCTCAGACAGTTACTGTGAAAATAGTGTTACTACTCTGTAGATGCTCTGTGTAAGCTCCTATTATTATTTGAGTAATTGTAATTGGATTAATGTCATTGCCTTTCATTGTTGTATTTTAACATTATCGACTTAATAGCAAAAAGAGAAACtctcttccaaaaaatatttaatattttattttttaaatttaaattcattaacatatagtttattattagtttcagaggtagagttcagtgattcatcagtcttatataacacccagtgctcattacatcacatgccctccttaatgcccatcacccagttaccccatccccccacccccctcccacaaccctcagtttgtttcctagagttaagagtctcttatggtttgcctccctctcggattgcatttttttatttttccctcccttcccctatgctcctacttcttaaattccacacatgagtgaaatcagagGATAactgtctttgtctgacttatttcgctcagcatgataCACTCtcgttccatccacgtcattgcaaatggcaaggtatcatttttttgatggctgagtaatattctattgtatttataccattcttctttatccattcatctgttgatggacatctgggttctttccatagtttggctcttgtggacactgctgctatcaacattgggatgcaggtgccccttcagatcactacatttgtatctttcaggtatatacctagtagtgcaattgctgggtcatagggcagctctatttttaactttttgaggaaactccatactgttttccagcttgtattctcaccaaca
The sequence above is a segment of the Zalophus californianus isolate mZalCal1 chromosome 2, mZalCal1.pri.v2, whole genome shotgun sequence genome. Coding sequences within it:
- the PLRG1 gene encoding pleiotropic regulator 1 isoform X2, producing MAIKLRNEYGPVLHMPTLKENFKEKCPQNASDSYGHKQYPANQGQEVEYLVTGTHPYPPGPGVALTADTKIQRMPSESAAQSLAVALPSSQTRVDANRSAPTGGEYRHPGASDRSQPAGMTSAVMEAGNAKNSALMAKKAPTMPKPQWHPPWKLYRVISGHLGWVRCIAVEPGNQWFVTGSADRTIKIWDLASGKLKLSLTGHISTVRGVIVSTRSPYLFSCGEDKQVKCWDLEYNKVIRHYHGHLSAVYGLDLHPTIDVLVTCSRDSTARIWDVRTKASVHTLSGHTNAVATVRCQAAEPQIITGSHDTTIRLWDLVAGKTRVTLTNHKKSVRAVVLHPRHYTFASGSPDNIKQWKFPDGSFIQNLSGHNAIINTLTVNSDGVLVSGADNGTMHLWDWRTGYNFQRVHAAVQPGSLDSESGIFACAFDQSESRLLTAEADKTIKVYKEDDTATEETHPVSWKPEIIKRKRF
- the PLRG1 gene encoding pleiotropic regulator 1 isoform X1, which translates into the protein MVEEVQKHSVHTLVFRSLKRTHDMFVADNGKPVPLDEESHKRKMAIKLRNEYGPVLHMPTLKENFKEKCPQNASDSYGHKQYPANQGQEVEYLVTGTHPYPPGPGVALTADTKIQRMPSESAAQSLAVALPSSQTRVDANRSAPTGGEYRHPGASDRSQPAGMTSAVMEAGNAKNSALMAKKAPTMPKPQWHPPWKLYRVISGHLGWVRCIAVEPGNQWFVTGSADRTIKIWDLASGKLKLSLTGHISTVRGVIVSTRSPYLFSCGEDKQVKCWDLEYNKVIRHYHGHLSAVYGLDLHPTIDVLVTCSRDSTARIWDVRTKASVHTLSGHTNAVATVRCQAAEPQIITGSHDTTIRLWDLVAGKTRVTLTNHKKSVRAVVLHPRHYTFASGSPDNIKQWKFPDGSFIQNLSGHNAIINTLTVNSDGVLVSGADNGTMHLWDWRTGYNFQRVHAAVQPGSLDSESGIFACAFDQSESRLLTAEADKTIKVYKEDDTATEETHPVSWKPEIIKRKRF